Within the Longimicrobium sp. genome, the region CACGCAGGAACAGCCGAGGGCGGCGGAAGCTCGCCCCCACGCGGCCTGTTCGCGCCCGTGCGTTCGATCCCGACGCACATCCATTCGGGGCCACCGCGACTCCCATCCCATAACCCTGCAGCCGATTCCCCGGAAAGGAGAACCGGTGCGCATTCCCCCCGCACTCCGCCGCGCCCTTGCGCCCATGCTGGCCTGCGCCGCGCTCGCATCGTGCACGCAAGGCGGCGACACCATCCTCATCGGCACCGCCGGCCCGTTCAAGGAAGCCTACGCCACCATGGTGCGCCACGCCGTGGAGATGGCCGCCGACGAGGTGAACGCCCGCGGCGGCATCGGCGGGCGGCGCCTGCAGGTGGTGGCCGTCGACGACGAGGGCGACGGCGTGAAGGCCGGCGCCGTGGCCCGCGGCTTCTACGAGAACCCCGGCATCGTCGGTGTCGTCGGCCACGCCAACTCGGGCGGCACCGTGGGCGCCGCGCCCGAGTACGACCGCGGCCTGCCCGCCATCGTTCCCAGCGCCACCTCGCCCGAGATCACCGGCATCTCGCCGTGGGTCTTTCGCGTGACCGTGAACGACTCGGTGAACGGCGCCAACCTGGCCCGCTACGCCGCGCGGCTGGACCGCCGCCGCGTGGTGGTGCTCTACGAGAACAACGTCTACGGCCGCGGGCTGGCGCAGGCGTTCCTGGCCGCCTACCCCGGCAAGCCGCTGGGCGTGGACCCCATCGCCGGCGACGGGAGCAAGGTGGAGCCGTTCGTCTCGTACTACCGCGGCGTGCAGCCCGACCTGGTGTTCGTGGCGGGGACCGAGATGTCGGGCCGCGCGCTCCTGCGCGAGGCGCAGCGGCAGGGCTTCCGGCCGCAGTGGCTGGCGGGCGACGGGTGGCCCGGCGTGGCCGCCGACACCGCGGCGTCGGAAGGCGCGCTCATCGCCACGCCGGTGCGGCTGGACCGGACCGACGAGGGGCGCCACTTCGCCGAGGCGTTCCAGACGCGCTACGGCGTGCGCCCCGACGCCAACGCCGCCATGGCGTACGACGCCGCGATGCTGCTGGCGAAGGCCATCGAGGCGGTGGGGCCGGACCGCGCGGCGATCCGCGACTGGCTGGCCAAGGTGAAGGGCGGCAACGCCTTCCGCGGCGTGACCGGCGAGATCCGCTTCCGCCCCGACGGCGATCCCGACCGCGCGGGCTTCGTGATGACCCGGGTGCACGACGGCGCCCTCGTTCCGCTGGAGGACGCACGATGAGCCAGGTGGTCTCCCGCGGACAGATCCGCACACGGCTTCTCACCGGCTTCGGGGTGATGATGGTCCTCCTCCTGGCCGCCGGCGCGGTAGGGTGGACGGCGCTCCGCTCGCTCTCGGCCTCCATCCGCACCGCCAACCAGGGCGTCGAGGAAGAGGCCCGCCTCAGCACCGCGCTGGCGACCGACGTCGCCCGCGAGATCGCCGTGGCGGCGCGCTACATCGAGGACACCGACCCGGCCGCGGCGGTGGCGTTCGACTCGCTGCGCTGGCACACGCACGCCACGCATCGCGCCCTGCGCCGCCGCGAGCTGCGGGCCGAGGACAAGGGGACGCTGGTGGGGATCGACCAGGCGCTCTCCGACGCCGAGGTGCGCTACGTGGTCGCCCGGCGGCTCAGGGAGATGGGGCGCGCCGCCGAGGCCGCCGCGCAGACCGACAGCGCCCGCGCCGTCGAGGCGGCCATGCTGGGCGATCTGGACCGGCTGGGCGATGCCAAGGCGAAGCGGCTGGGTGAGACCGCGGGCGCGCTGGAAGGCGCGGCGCAGCGGCGCGCCTGGCTCCTGGTGGCGCTGATCGCGGTCGCCGCGGTCGTGGCGACGGTCGTCGTGCTCCGCGTGGTGCGCTCCATCAGCGGGCCGCTGGACCGGCTGGCGCGCCACGCCGGCGCGCTGGGCGAGGGCGACCTGACCGCCCGGACCACGGGCCACCTTCCCGGCGAGCTGGGGCTGCTGGCCGAGGCCATGAACCGCACCAGCGACTCGCTCTCGCGCATCGGCGCGGGGGCGGCGGGGGCGGCCGACAGCATCACCCGCTCGGCCGACGACCTTTCCGCCATCTCCGAGCAGCTGGCGGCGGCGGTGGGCGAGGTCACGCGGTCGATGACGCAGGTTTCCGGCGGCGCGGCCGACCAGGTGAAGCAGCTGCGCCGGGTGGACGACGCGCTGCGGGCCATGCTGGACCAGGCGCGCAAGGTGGCGACGGAAGTCCGCGAGGTCTCCGGCCTGGCCGCGTCGATCGAGGAGGTCGCCCGCAGCCGCCGCGAGGAGACGGCCGGGGCGCTGCTCACGCTCATCCAGATCAAGCGCTCGGTGCAGGAGGCCGCGGCCGAGACCGAGGCGCTGCACGCCGCCGTCGCCGACATCAACTCCTTCGTGGAGACGGTGGACGAGATCGCCGCGCAGACCAACCTCCTCGGCCTGAACGCGGCCATCGAGGCGGCGCGCGCGGGCGAGGAGGGCGCGGGCTTCGCCGTGGTCGCGGGCGAGGTGCGCAAGCTGGCCGGGCAGGCGCGCGCCGGCGCCGAGCGCGTGGCGGGGATCACCCGCACCGTGCGCCAGCGCGTGGAGTCCACCGCCCGCGCCATGACCGCCGGCGCGGCGCAGGTGGACGAGATCGAGCGGGTGGCGCAGCAGGTGGAGGCCGCGCTGGCCACGATCCTGGTGGCCGCCGAGCGCACCCGCGCCGCCGCCGAGAGCGTCACCTCCGCGGCCGAGGGGAACGCCGCCGCCGCGGTCGACGCGGCGTCCGGCATCGCCGCGGTGGCGGAGACGGCGGAGGTGCACGCCGAGACGGCGGAGGGCGTCCGCGCGGCCACCACGCAGCAGGAGAGCGCCTGCATCCTGGTGGCCGACGCCACACGGCGGCTGATCGGCAGCGCGGCCGAGCTGCGCGGCCTGGTCGGCAACCTCACCGTCGCCCCGGCCGAGGCGCCGAAGGAAGACCAGGAGGATCCGGGAGATGCGGAGCCGACGGCGGCGCCGAAGCCGTTCATCGACACTTCCGTCATCGATCCGAATCTCCTCACGCACGCCGACGGCATCAGCGCGCATGAGCGGCTGCGGCGCAGGCGGGTGATGGCGATGCGCGACTAGCATCGGCGGATCTCACGCGGAGGCGCGGAGACGCGGGGGCGCTGCCATGCACCTCCGCGTCTCCGCGTCTCCGCGTGAGATCCAGCGATGCCGGGGAGACGCGGAACAATCGTCCAGCCGCGGCGGTCTCATCCCCCGCATTCCCCATCGATGCATCGATAAGCCGCGCCGGGCGCTGGCCCGGCGCGGCCGGACGCGCTAGTGTGAACGCTCGCCGGAATTGCCCCCGAACCGCCTGAACGACACCGGATGAAGCCCATCTTCCCTCGCGCGGCCGTGCTCCCCGCGCTGGCGCTGCTCGCCACCGCCGCGAACGCGCAGCAGCGGCGCGTCGAGTACGAGGTCGCGTATCCCAACGCCGCGCACCACGAGGCGCAGGTCACCGCCACCTTCCGCGGCGTGCCGCAGGGGCGCCCGCTGCAGCTGCGGATGGCCGTCTCGTCGCCCGGCCGGTACGCGCGCCACGAGTTCGCCAAGAACGTCTACGACGTGCGCGTGACCGACGCGTCCGGGCGCCCGCTCCCCGTCACCCGCCCCAACCCGCAGCAGTGGGACGTGACGCCGAACGGGACCACGGTGCGCGTGGCCTACACCGTCTTCGGCGACCGGACGGACGGCACCTACCTGGGCGTCGACCGGACGCACGCGCACATGAACATGCCCGCCACCTTCATGTGGGCGCGGGGGATGACGGACGCCCCGATCCGCCTGGCCGTCCGCCCGCAGCCGGGCTGGCGCGTGGCCACGCAGCTGCGGCCCACGGCCGATTCGACGGTGTTCGAGGCGCCCAATCTCCAGTACTTCATGGATTCGCCCACCGAGGTCGGCCCCGTCGTCTTCCGCAGCTGGACGGAGACGATCGGCGGCAGGCCGGTCACCTGGCGCATCGCCCTGCACCACCTGGGCAACGACGCCGCGGCCGACACCTTCGCCTCGATGGTCCGCCGCGTCGTCGCGGAAGAGGTGGCGATGTGGGGCGAGCCGGCGGGGTACGACTTCGGCACCTACACCTTCCTCTCCGACTACCTCCCGTGGGCCAGCGGCGACGGGATGGAGCACCGCAACAGCACCAGCCTCACCAGCTCGCGCGGCATCACCGACCCCGGGCAGCGGCTGGACAACGTGGCCACCGTGTCGCACGAGTTCTTCCACTCGTGGAACGTGGAGCGGCTGCGCCCGCGCGCGCTGGAGCCGTTCGACTTCGAGCGCGAGAACATGAGCGGCGAGCTCTGGTTCGCCGAGGGCTTCACCAGCTACTGGGACGCGCTCTTCCTGCGCCGCGCGGGGCTGTACGACGACGACCAGTACGCCGAGGACATCTCCGGCAACGTCAGCACCGTGCTGAACGCCCCCGGCCGCCGCCGCTTCAGCGCGGTGGAGATGAGCATGCAGGCGCCCTTCGTCGACGCGGCCACCTCCATCGACCCGGTGAACCGCGGCAACACCTTCATCTCGTACTACACCTGGGGCGCGGCCATCGGGCTGGGGCTGGACCTGACGCTGCGCGAGCGCTTCCCGGGCCTGTCGCTGGAAGACTACATGCGGGCCATGTGGCGGCAGTACGGGCGCTTCCAGTCTCCCGCGCTGGCGCCCGAGCGGCCGTACACCCTGGCCGACCTGCGCCGCGTGCTGGGCGAGGTCACGCACGACACCGCCTTCGCCAACGACTTCTTCCGCCGCTACGTGGAGGGGCACGAGGCGGTGGACTACACGCGCGTGCTGGGCGCCGCCGGCTTCCTGGTCCGCAAGTCGGCCGCGGGGCGCCCCTGGCTGGGCGCCTACCCGGCCGACGACAGCGCCTCCGTCGTCATCACCCAGCCGCCGATCGAGGGCGGCTCGCTGTACCGCGCGGGCGTCGACCGCGGCGACCGCATCTTCGCGGTGGACGGCGTTCCCACCCCCACGGCCGACTCGCTGGCGGCGGTGATGCGCGGGCATGCGCCGGGGCAGACGGTGCGGATGGACGTGCTGCAGCGCGGCGTCCGCCACGACGTCGCCGTCGCCCTGGTCGAGAACCCGGCGGTCGAGGTGGTCACCTACGAGAAGGCGGGGATGCCGGTGACCGACGCCATGCGCACCCTGCGCCGCCAGTGGCTGGGCTCCAGGGCAGGTGCGCGATGATCCCCGGACTCCGCCGCGCCGGGCGCCCCGCCGCCCTGCTCACCCTCGCCACGCTCGCCTTCTGCGCCTGCGACCGGAAAGGCGGCATCGACAAGGATCCGGGTGTGAACGAACCTCCCAGGCCCGTGGCACCGGTGACGCCCGCTACCGTGCTGCGCAGCTTTCCGCACGACACCGCGGCGTTCACGCAGGGGCTGCTCTGGCACGAGGGGTGGCTGTACGAGAGCACCGGCCGCGAGGGGCGCTCCACGCTGCGCCAGGTGGAACTGGAGACGGGAAAGGTGCTGCGAAAGGCCGATATCCCCTCGCCCTACTTCGCCGAGGGGCTCGCGCTCTTCGAGGGGCGGCTGTACCAGCTCACCTGGCAGAACCAGCAGGGCTTCATCTACACCCTGGGCGACTTCAGGCAGGCCGGCACCTTCCCGTACCAGGGCGAGGGATGGGGGCTCACCACGGACGGGAAGTCGCTCATCCTTTCCGACGGCTCCAACGAGCTGCGCGTGCTGGACCCGCGCACCTTCGCCGTGCAGCGCACGGTGGAGGTGATGGACGGCACCGTGTTCGTGAACGACATCAACGAGCTGGAGTGGGTGAAGGGCGAGATCTGGGCGAACGTGTGGCACACCGACCGCATCGCCCGCATCGACCCGCAGACCGGGAAGGTGAAGGCGTGGGTGGACCTGACGGGGATCCTGGAAACGTCGCAGCATCCGGACCCCGAGGCCGTGCTGAACGGGATCGCCTACGACGAGGCGCACGACCGGCTGTTCGTGACCGGGAAGCTGTGGCCCACGCTCTTCGAGATCAGCGTTCCCGGCGTGGCGGGCGGGGGCGGCGCGGCGGCGCGGTGAAACCATCCCGCCGCGGCGCCCGTATGGTGATGCGAGCAAGACGTCAGTCACCCTGAACCGCCGGACCCGCCGTGCTCCTCCTGCTGCGGTACTTCTTCAAGACGGTGATCCTGGGAGTGGTGATCAAGATCCTGGGTCGCTTCTGGCCAAGTCTCCTCCGCCTCCTCCGCCTCTGGCGGTAGTCAGGGGCTGACGAACGGCATCTGCTCCCCGCCCGGGGCCCGCGTTTCGGCGCGTGCCCCGGGCGTGTCGCGTCGGGATGGCGCGGAAGTGCGCTTTCTCTCGTGTACCCTCTTCCAGCGCGATCTCCTCGATCTCCACGTCTCCCCAACGGTGATTTCTCACGCGGAGACGCGGAGTCGCGGAGAACTCCGTGCCATGACGAATCCTCCGCGTCTCCGCGTGAGATCAACGATGCAGCGGTCGAGCGACGATGAAGTCGACAAGAGTTCTGCGTTCCGACCTTGGACGATCTCCCGCCTCTCTGAAGTCGCGTGTTCCCATTCGGGAACCAAAATAACGCCTGCACCAATTCGGTGCACGACCAGCGCGGCCCGAACGTGGCGGGGTGACGAAGCTGCATCGCGTCCCGCGGTGGCGCGATCGGAATGGGCAAGATGTTGTGAGCCATCGTCTTGCAAAACGTTCGTACGGTGGCGGATGGAGCGCGGCGGGCGTTTCTTTTCAGTCGCCGTTCGGTAGTTTGCGCGATTCGTGGCACCAACACTATTATTCGCGGTTCAATCACAGTGATCTGGGAGTCGCACGCCTTTGAGGGTCCTTCTCCTCGACGCGGACCGCGGCGTCGTTCGAACGCTCGAACCCGAGCTCAACGGAAACACCGAGCTGCACGCCGCGCAGACCCTTTCCGAGGGCCTGCGGCTGGTGTCGCAGAGTCAGTGGGACCTGATCCTGCTCGACGCCGACTTCTCCGGCGGCGGGCTGGAGCTGCTCGGCCGCCTGCACGGCGACAGCTCCACCCCCGTGGTGCTGCTGGCCCAGAACCCGTCGATGGACCTGGCGATGGAGGCCATCCGCCAGGGCGCCCACGACGTCCTTCCCAAGCCCGTCCCCCGCGGCCGCGTCCGCGAGATCCTGCTCGGCATCGAGGAGGTCCGCCGCCTCCGCCCCCTTCCCCAGGACGCCGGCGACGA harbors:
- a CDS encoding branched-chain amino acid ABC transporter substrate-binding protein, coding for MRIPPALRRALAPMLACAALASCTQGGDTILIGTAGPFKEAYATMVRHAVEMAADEVNARGGIGGRRLQVVAVDDEGDGVKAGAVARGFYENPGIVGVVGHANSGGTVGAAPEYDRGLPAIVPSATSPEITGISPWVFRVTVNDSVNGANLARYAARLDRRRVVVLYENNVYGRGLAQAFLAAYPGKPLGVDPIAGDGSKVEPFVSYYRGVQPDLVFVAGTEMSGRALLREAQRQGFRPQWLAGDGWPGVAADTAASEGALIATPVRLDRTDEGRHFAEAFQTRYGVRPDANAAMAYDAAMLLAKAIEAVGPDRAAIRDWLAKVKGGNAFRGVTGEIRFRPDGDPDRAGFVMTRVHDGALVPLEDAR
- a CDS encoding methyl-accepting chemotaxis protein, with the translated sequence MSQVVSRGQIRTRLLTGFGVMMVLLLAAGAVGWTALRSLSASIRTANQGVEEEARLSTALATDVAREIAVAARYIEDTDPAAAVAFDSLRWHTHATHRALRRRELRAEDKGTLVGIDQALSDAEVRYVVARRLREMGRAAEAAAQTDSARAVEAAMLGDLDRLGDAKAKRLGETAGALEGAAQRRAWLLVALIAVAAVVATVVVLRVVRSISGPLDRLARHAGALGEGDLTARTTGHLPGELGLLAEAMNRTSDSLSRIGAGAAGAADSITRSADDLSAISEQLAAAVGEVTRSMTQVSGGAADQVKQLRRVDDALRAMLDQARKVATEVREVSGLAASIEEVARSRREETAGALLTLIQIKRSVQEAAAETEALHAAVADINSFVETVDEIAAQTNLLGLNAAIEAARAGEEGAGFAVVAGEVRKLAGQARAGAERVAGITRTVRQRVESTARAMTAGAAQVDEIERVAQQVEAALATILVAAERTRAAAESVTSAAEGNAAAAVDAASGIAAVAETAEVHAETAEGVRAATTQQESACILVADATRRLIGSAAELRGLVGNLTVAPAEAPKEDQEDPGDAEPTAAPKPFIDTSVIDPNLLTHADGISAHERLRRRRVMAMRD
- a CDS encoding M61 family metallopeptidase encodes the protein MKPIFPRAAVLPALALLATAANAQQRRVEYEVAYPNAAHHEAQVTATFRGVPQGRPLQLRMAVSSPGRYARHEFAKNVYDVRVTDASGRPLPVTRPNPQQWDVTPNGTTVRVAYTVFGDRTDGTYLGVDRTHAHMNMPATFMWARGMTDAPIRLAVRPQPGWRVATQLRPTADSTVFEAPNLQYFMDSPTEVGPVVFRSWTETIGGRPVTWRIALHHLGNDAAADTFASMVRRVVAEEVAMWGEPAGYDFGTYTFLSDYLPWASGDGMEHRNSTSLTSSRGITDPGQRLDNVATVSHEFFHSWNVERLRPRALEPFDFERENMSGELWFAEGFTSYWDALFLRRAGLYDDDQYAEDISGNVSTVLNAPGRRRFSAVEMSMQAPFVDAATSIDPVNRGNTFISYYTWGAAIGLGLDLTLRERFPGLSLEDYMRAMWRQYGRFQSPALAPERPYTLADLRRVLGEVTHDTAFANDFFRRYVEGHEAVDYTRVLGAAGFLVRKSAAGRPWLGAYPADDSASVVITQPPIEGGSLYRAGVDRGDRIFAVDGVPTPTADSLAAVMRGHAPGQTVRMDVLQRGVRHDVAVALVENPAVEVVTYEKAGMPVTDAMRTLRRQWLGSRAGAR
- a CDS encoding glutaminyl-peptide cyclotransferase, which encodes MIPGLRRAGRPAALLTLATLAFCACDRKGGIDKDPGVNEPPRPVAPVTPATVLRSFPHDTAAFTQGLLWHEGWLYESTGREGRSTLRQVELETGKVLRKADIPSPYFAEGLALFEGRLYQLTWQNQQGFIYTLGDFRQAGTFPYQGEGWGLTTDGKSLILSDGSNELRVLDPRTFAVQRTVEVMDGTVFVNDINELEWVKGEIWANVWHTDRIARIDPQTGKVKAWVDLTGILETSQHPDPEAVLNGIAYDEAHDRLFVTGKLWPTLFEISVPGVAGGGGAAAR